Proteins from one Natrinema salinisoli genomic window:
- the nucS gene encoding endonuclease NucS has product MTDSEGSQRTETLQGPTPAAACDLIARGLDRDAIVTAYGRCTVDYDGRASSRLEAGHRHVMLKPDGAALVHSDEGQQPVNWQPPGCDHEVLHEDGTVVLKSVRSTPNERLRVRFEDVLQVSAFSGSDENDLALVGTEEDLRQRILEEPDLLEPGFTPLATERETPAGAVDIYGEDAADRAVVVELKRRRVGPDAVSQLRRYVDALERDLHADAAVRGVLVAPSVTDRANGLLTEHGLEFVSLEPPAD; this is encoded by the coding sequence GTGACGGATTCAGAAGGCAGCCAGCGAACGGAAACCCTCCAGGGACCGACGCCGGCGGCCGCCTGCGACCTGATCGCACGCGGACTCGACCGCGACGCGATCGTGACCGCCTACGGTCGTTGCACGGTCGACTACGACGGACGGGCCTCGAGCCGGCTCGAGGCGGGCCATCGGCACGTGATGCTCAAGCCCGACGGTGCGGCGCTGGTCCACTCCGACGAGGGCCAACAGCCGGTCAACTGGCAACCCCCGGGCTGTGACCACGAGGTCCTCCATGAGGACGGCACGGTCGTGCTCAAAAGCGTCCGTTCGACTCCGAACGAACGGCTCCGCGTTCGATTCGAGGACGTCCTGCAGGTCTCCGCGTTCTCGGGGTCCGACGAGAACGACCTCGCGCTCGTCGGAACCGAGGAGGACCTCCGCCAGCGGATCCTCGAGGAGCCCGACCTACTCGAACCGGGGTTCACGCCGCTGGCGACCGAACGGGAAACTCCCGCGGGAGCCGTCGACATCTACGGCGAGGACGCGGCCGACCGCGCGGTCGTCGTCGAACTGAAGCGGCGTCGAGTCGGCCCCGACGCGGTGAGCCAACTCCGCCGGTACGTCGACGCCCTCGAGCGCGACCTCCACGCCGACGCCGCGGTTCGCGGCGTCCTCGTTGCCCCTTCGGTAACCGATC
- a CDS encoding beta-CASP ribonuclease aCPSF1 produces the protein MSTVEQQLDDLEAQITSELPSDISVSSVKYEGPELVVYTRDPKKFAQQGDLIRQLASKLRKRITVRPDPSVLSRPEQAREEIMDVIPGDAGVTDLDFHADTGEVVIEAEKPGMVIGRHGSTLREITKNVGWTPEVVRTPPIESSTVSNVRSFLKQERDERRDILEKVGRQIHREEMSDDEYVRITTLGCCREVGRASFILSTPETRILIDCGDKPGAEGEVPYLHAPEALGAGPQTIDAVVLTHAHLDHSALIPLLFKYGYDGPIYCTEPTRDLMGLLTLDYLDVAAKEGRSPPYESEQVREAIKHCIPLEYGDVTDIAPDVKLTFHNAGHILGSAVSHFHIGDGLYNVAFSGDIHYDDTRLFNGAVNDFPRVETLVLESTYGGRNDYQTDQSDSERNLKEVIKETYEKDGKVVIPAFAVGRSQEIMLVLEEAMRSGDIPTMPVHLDGMIWEATAIHTTYPEYLRDDLRDRIFHEDENPFLAEQFNHIDGGEEERQDVADGEPCIILSTSGMVTGGPIMSWLSHIGPDPDSTLVFVGYQAQGTLGRRIQNGWDEIPTSEVGAMGNGGGRGTLSLNMDVETVDGFSGHADRAGLENFVKTMNPRPEKVLCVHGDERSTQDLSSALYHEYDMRTFAPKNLETFRFL, from the coding sequence ATGAGCACTGTAGAGCAGCAACTCGACGATCTCGAAGCACAGATCACGAGCGAGTTACCGAGCGATATCTCGGTCTCCTCGGTGAAATACGAAGGCCCCGAACTGGTGGTCTACACGCGCGACCCGAAGAAGTTCGCCCAGCAGGGCGACCTCATTCGGCAACTCGCGAGCAAGCTTCGCAAGCGGATCACCGTTCGCCCAGACCCCAGCGTTCTCTCACGGCCCGAACAGGCCCGCGAAGAGATCATGGACGTCATCCCCGGCGATGCGGGGGTCACCGACCTCGACTTCCACGCCGACACCGGCGAGGTCGTCATCGAGGCCGAAAAACCAGGCATGGTTATCGGTCGCCACGGGTCGACGCTCCGCGAAATCACGAAGAACGTCGGCTGGACGCCCGAAGTCGTCCGCACGCCGCCGATCGAATCCTCGACCGTCTCGAACGTCCGTAGCTTCCTCAAGCAGGAACGCGACGAACGTCGGGACATCCTCGAGAAGGTCGGCCGCCAGATCCACCGCGAGGAGATGTCCGACGACGAGTACGTCCGCATCACCACGCTGGGCTGCTGTCGCGAGGTCGGCCGCGCGTCGTTCATCCTCTCGACCCCCGAGACGCGGATCCTCATCGACTGCGGCGACAAACCCGGCGCGGAAGGCGAAGTGCCGTACCTCCACGCGCCCGAGGCGCTCGGCGCGGGCCCACAGACCATCGACGCGGTCGTCCTCACCCACGCCCACCTCGACCACTCCGCGCTGATCCCGCTCCTGTTCAAGTACGGCTACGACGGCCCGATCTACTGTACCGAACCCACGCGGGACCTCATGGGCCTGCTGACGCTCGATTACCTCGACGTCGCGGCCAAGGAGGGTCGGAGCCCGCCCTACGAGAGCGAGCAGGTCCGGGAAGCGATCAAACACTGCATCCCCCTCGAGTACGGCGACGTCACCGACATCGCGCCCGACGTCAAGCTCACCTTCCACAACGCGGGCCACATCCTCGGCTCGGCCGTCTCGCACTTCCACATCGGCGACGGCCTCTACAACGTGGCCTTCTCCGGCGACATTCACTACGACGACACCCGCCTGTTCAACGGCGCGGTCAACGACTTCCCGCGCGTCGAGACGCTCGTCCTCGAGTCGACCTACGGCGGTCGCAACGACTACCAGACCGACCAGTCGGACTCCGAGCGGAACCTCAAGGAGGTCATCAAGGAGACCTACGAGAAGGACGGCAAGGTCGTTATCCCCGCCTTCGCGGTCGGCCGATCCCAGGAGATCATGCTCGTCCTCGAGGAGGCGATGCGCAGCGGCGACATCCCCACGATGCCGGTCCACCTCGACGGCATGATCTGGGAGGCGACGGCGATCCACACCACCTACCCCGAGTACCTCAGAGACGACCTGCGGGACCGCATCTTCCACGAGGACGAGAACCCGTTCCTCGCCGAGCAGTTCAACCACATCGACGGCGGCGAGGAAGAACGGCAGGACGTCGCCGACGGCGAGCCCTGCATCATCCTCTCGACCTCGGGGATGGTCACCGGCGGTCCGATCATGTCCTGGCTCTCCCACATCGGTCCCGACCCGGACTCGACGCTCGTCTTCGTCGGCTACCAGGCACAGGGAACGCTGGGCCGACGGATCCAGAACGGCTGGGACGAGATTCCCACCAGCGAAGTCGGTGCCATGGGCAACGGCGGCGGCCGCGGCACCCTCTCGCTGAACATGGACGTCGAAACGGTCGACGGCTTCTCCGGCCACGCCGACCGCGCCGGCCTCGAGAACTTCGTCAAAACGATGAATCCGCGCCCCGAGAAGGTCCTCTGCGTCCACGGCGACGAGCGCTCCACGCAGGACCTCTCCTCGGCACTGTACCACGAGTACGACATGCGCACCTTCGCGCCGAAGAACCTGGAGACCTTCCGCTTCCTCTGA
- a CDS encoding sensor histidine kinase, with protein METATRRPDLVPLEKARTSYPQAEFALGDQPSPAPVVRANEMLSSVFTNLLNNAVLHNGSDTPRVVVSVEDRDETVRVRVSDNGPGVPDGQREEIFGRGEKGLESEGTGVGLYLVATLVEGYGGDVWVETADQGGAAFVVELPKVEN; from the coding sequence GTGGAGACGGCGACGAGACGTCCCGACCTGGTCCCGCTCGAGAAGGCCCGAACCAGCTACCCGCAGGCCGAATTCGCGCTGGGCGACCAACCGTCGCCGGCACCGGTCGTTCGCGCGAACGAGATGCTCTCGTCCGTCTTTACCAACCTCCTCAACAACGCGGTCTTGCACAACGGATCGGACACGCCCCGCGTAGTGGTCTCCGTCGAAGACCGGGACGAGACGGTCCGCGTCCGCGTCTCTGACAACGGCCCCGGCGTCCCCGACGGACAGCGCGAGGAAATCTTCGGTCGCGGCGAGAAGGGCCTCGAGAGCGAGGGGACCGGCGTCGGACTCTACCTCGTCGCCACCCTCGTCGAAGGCTACGGCGGCGACGTCTGGGTCGAAACCGCCGACCAGGGCGGCGCGGCGTTCGTCGTCGAACTCCCGAAAGTCGAGAACTGA